In one window of Zingiber officinale cultivar Zhangliang chromosome 11A, Zo_v1.1, whole genome shotgun sequence DNA:
- the LOC122032943 gene encoding bZIP transcription factor TGA10-like isoform X5: MDNKITRHQLKNTDGLLFAEILNIFPSQPMHVEPSTKEGISLTSSASSGSKNISERATEFCNIKGDHPVQGKDDKVQVTKKAWNRKAMGGPKTSDPKTLRRLAQNREAARKSRLRKKAYIQQLETSRIKLTQIEHELHRAKAQGVLLGGGGLLRNQGHPTGVSGLISDETMFDMEYTRWLEEHHRLMCELRAAVQEQLQENELQMYVESCISHYDQMVHLKSTVIKSDVFHLISGTWMTPAERCFMWMGGFRPSELIKILSSHIDPLTEQQILAVCGMQQSMQEAEEALSQGLEALNQSLSETINSDAFNCPSDVANYMGHMAIAMNKLTTLEGFVRQADNLRQQALHRLHRILTTRQMARCLLAMAEYFHRLRALSSLWLARPRNDI; encoded by the exons ATGGACAACAAGATTACCCGGCATCAGCTCAAGAACACAGAC GGGCTCTTGTTTGCAGAGATTTTGAACATTTTCCCTTCTCAACCCATGCATGTAGAGCCGTCGACAAAG GAAGGGATAAGCTTAACCTCTTCTGCAAGTAGTGGTTCTAAAAATATTTCAGAGCGAGCCACAGAGTTTTGCAACATTAAAGGTGATCATCCAGTGCAGGGAAAGGATGACAAAGTACAAGTGACCAAG AAGGCATGGAACAGAAAGGCAATGGGAGGGCCCAAGACATCAGACCCTAAG ACACTGAGAAGGCTTGCTCAGAATAGGGAGGCAGCTAGGAAAAGCAGACTTAGGAAGAAG GCTTATATTCAACAATTAGAGACAAGTAGAATTAAGCTCACTCAGATTGAGCACGAGCTTCATAGGGCAAAAGCACAG GGTGTATTACTTGGAGGTGGAGGTCTTCTTAGGAACCAAGGCCATCCCACAGGTGTTAGTGGACTAATCTCAG atgaaaCCATGTTTGATATGGAATACACGAGGTGGCTTGAAGAGCACCACCGGCTAATGTGTGAGCTCCGAGCAGCGGTGCAAGAGCAGTTGCAGGAGAACGAGCTCCAGATGTATGTGGAGAGTTGCATCTCGCATTACGATCAAATGGTGCATCTCAAGAGCACGGTGATCAAGTCGGACGTCTTCCATCTCATCTCCGGCACGTGGATGACTCCTGCCGAGCGCTGTTTCATGTGGATGGGAGGCTTCCGCCCCTCCGAACTCATCAAG ATTCTGTCGAGCCACATCGACCCATTGACGGAGCAGCAGATACTGGCAGTGTGTGGCATGCAACAGTCGATGCAGGAGGCAGAGGAAGCATTGAGTCAAGGCCTTGAAGCCCTTAATCAGTCTCTCTCGGAAACCATCAACTCTGACGCATTCAACTGCCCTTCCGACGTGGCCAACTACATGGGTCACATGGCCATCGCCATGAACAAGCTCACCACTTTAGAGGGCTTCGTTCGACAA GCAGACAACTTGAGACAGCAGGCACTTCACCGGCTTCACCGGATCTTGACGACGAGGCAGATGGCACGATGCCTGTTAGCCATGGCTGAATACTTTCATCGCCTTCGCGCACTCAGCTCACTTTGGCTGGCTCGACCGAGGAACGATATTTaa
- the LOC122032943 gene encoding bZIP transcription factor TGA10-like isoform X6, translating to MGGPKTSDPKTLRRLAQNREAARKSRLRKKAYIQQLETSRIKLTQIEHELHRAKAQGVLLGGGGLLRNQGHPTGVSGLISDETMFDMEYTRWLEEHHRLMCELRAAVQEQLQENELQMYVESCISHYDQMVHLKSTVIKSDVFHLISGTWMTPAERCFMWMGGFRPSELIKILSSHIDPLTEQQILAVCGMQQSMQEAEEALSQGLEALNQSLSETINSDAFNCPSDVANYMGHMAIAMNKLTTLEGFVRQADNLRQQALHRLHRILTTRQMARCLLAMAEYFHRLRALSSLWLARPRNDI from the exons ATGGGAGGGCCCAAGACATCAGACCCTAAG ACACTGAGAAGGCTTGCTCAGAATAGGGAGGCAGCTAGGAAAAGCAGACTTAGGAAGAAG GCTTATATTCAACAATTAGAGACAAGTAGAATTAAGCTCACTCAGATTGAGCACGAGCTTCATAGGGCAAAAGCACAG GGTGTATTACTTGGAGGTGGAGGTCTTCTTAGGAACCAAGGCCATCCCACAGGTGTTAGTGGACTAATCTCAG atgaaaCCATGTTTGATATGGAATACACGAGGTGGCTTGAAGAGCACCACCGGCTAATGTGTGAGCTCCGAGCAGCGGTGCAAGAGCAGTTGCAGGAGAACGAGCTCCAGATGTATGTGGAGAGTTGCATCTCGCATTACGATCAAATGGTGCATCTCAAGAGCACGGTGATCAAGTCGGACGTCTTCCATCTCATCTCCGGCACGTGGATGACTCCTGCCGAGCGCTGTTTCATGTGGATGGGAGGCTTCCGCCCCTCCGAACTCATCAAG ATTCTGTCGAGCCACATCGACCCATTGACGGAGCAGCAGATACTGGCAGTGTGTGGCATGCAACAGTCGATGCAGGAGGCAGAGGAAGCATTGAGTCAAGGCCTTGAAGCCCTTAATCAGTCTCTCTCGGAAACCATCAACTCTGACGCATTCAACTGCCCTTCCGACGTGGCCAACTACATGGGTCACATGGCCATCGCCATGAACAAGCTCACCACTTTAGAGGGCTTCGTTCGACAA GCAGACAACTTGAGACAGCAGGCACTTCACCGGCTTCACCGGATCTTGACGACGAGGCAGATGGCACGATGCCTGTTAGCCATGGCTGAATACTTTCATCGCCTTCGCGCACTCAGCTCACTTTGGCTGGCTCGACCGAGGAACGATATTTaa
- the LOC122032943 gene encoding bZIP transcription factor TGA10-like isoform X4 encodes MMASDGVSGHAQHQQRQISLDMLHPSPSSSASMRSSFNMKSSKLEIGSYDIGELDQALLTYLDGQQDYPASAQEHRQILNIFPSQPMHVEPSTKEGISLTSSASSGSKNISERATEFCNIKGDHPVQGKDDKVQVTKAWNRKAMGGPKTSDPKTLRRLAQNREAARKSRLRKKAYIQQLETSRIKLTQIEHELHRAKAQGVLLGGGGLLRNQGHPTGVSGLISDETMFDMEYTRWLEEHHRLMCELRAAVQEQLQENELQMYVESCISHYDQMVHLKSTVIKSDVFHLISGTWMTPAERCFMWMGGFRPSELIKILSSHIDPLTEQQILAVCGMQQSMQEAEEALSQGLEALNQSLSETINSDAFNCPSDVANYMGHMAIAMNKLTTLEGFVRQADNLRQQALHRLHRILTTRQMARCLLAMAEYFHRLRALSSLWLARPRNDI; translated from the exons ATGATGGCAAGCGACGGTGTCTCCGGCCATGCCCAGCATCAGCAGCGTCAAATCTCCTTAGACATGCTTCATCCTTCGCCGTCTTCCTCAGCTTCGATGCGCTCGAGCTTCAACAT GAAATCAAGCAAATTAGAGATCGGATCTTATGACATAGGCGAGTTAGATCAAGCTTTGTTAACGTATTTGGATGGACAACAAGATTACCCGGCATCAGCTCAAGAACACAGAC AGATTTTGAACATTTTCCCTTCTCAACCCATGCATGTAGAGCCGTCGACAAAG GAAGGGATAAGCTTAACCTCTTCTGCAAGTAGTGGTTCTAAAAATATTTCAGAGCGAGCCACAGAGTTTTGCAACATTAAAGGTGATCATCCAGTGCAGGGAAAGGATGACAAAGTACAAGTGACCAAG GCATGGAACAGAAAGGCAATGGGAGGGCCCAAGACATCAGACCCTAAG ACACTGAGAAGGCTTGCTCAGAATAGGGAGGCAGCTAGGAAAAGCAGACTTAGGAAGAAG GCTTATATTCAACAATTAGAGACAAGTAGAATTAAGCTCACTCAGATTGAGCACGAGCTTCATAGGGCAAAAGCACAG GGTGTATTACTTGGAGGTGGAGGTCTTCTTAGGAACCAAGGCCATCCCACAGGTGTTAGTGGACTAATCTCAG atgaaaCCATGTTTGATATGGAATACACGAGGTGGCTTGAAGAGCACCACCGGCTAATGTGTGAGCTCCGAGCAGCGGTGCAAGAGCAGTTGCAGGAGAACGAGCTCCAGATGTATGTGGAGAGTTGCATCTCGCATTACGATCAAATGGTGCATCTCAAGAGCACGGTGATCAAGTCGGACGTCTTCCATCTCATCTCCGGCACGTGGATGACTCCTGCCGAGCGCTGTTTCATGTGGATGGGAGGCTTCCGCCCCTCCGAACTCATCAAG ATTCTGTCGAGCCACATCGACCCATTGACGGAGCAGCAGATACTGGCAGTGTGTGGCATGCAACAGTCGATGCAGGAGGCAGAGGAAGCATTGAGTCAAGGCCTTGAAGCCCTTAATCAGTCTCTCTCGGAAACCATCAACTCTGACGCATTCAACTGCCCTTCCGACGTGGCCAACTACATGGGTCACATGGCCATCGCCATGAACAAGCTCACCACTTTAGAGGGCTTCGTTCGACAA GCAGACAACTTGAGACAGCAGGCACTTCACCGGCTTCACCGGATCTTGACGACGAGGCAGATGGCACGATGCCTGTTAGCCATGGCTGAATACTTTCATCGCCTTCGCGCACTCAGCTCACTTTGGCTGGCTCGACCGAGGAACGATATTTaa
- the LOC122032943 gene encoding bZIP transcription factor TGA10-like isoform X3, with translation MMASDGVSGHAQHQQRQISLDMLHPSPSSSASMRSSFNMKSSKLEIGSYDIGELDQALLTYLDGQQDYPASAQEHRQILNIFPSQPMHVEPSTKEGISLTSSASSGSKNISERATEFCNIKGDHPVQGKDDKVQVTKKAWNRKAMGGPKTSDPKTLRRLAQNREAARKSRLRKKAYIQQLETSRIKLTQIEHELHRAKAQGVLLGGGGLLRNQGHPTGVSGLISDETMFDMEYTRWLEEHHRLMCELRAAVQEQLQENELQMYVESCISHYDQMVHLKSTVIKSDVFHLISGTWMTPAERCFMWMGGFRPSELIKILSSHIDPLTEQQILAVCGMQQSMQEAEEALSQGLEALNQSLSETINSDAFNCPSDVANYMGHMAIAMNKLTTLEGFVRQADNLRQQALHRLHRILTTRQMARCLLAMAEYFHRLRALSSLWLARPRNDI, from the exons ATGATGGCAAGCGACGGTGTCTCCGGCCATGCCCAGCATCAGCAGCGTCAAATCTCCTTAGACATGCTTCATCCTTCGCCGTCTTCCTCAGCTTCGATGCGCTCGAGCTTCAACAT GAAATCAAGCAAATTAGAGATCGGATCTTATGACATAGGCGAGTTAGATCAAGCTTTGTTAACGTATTTGGATGGACAACAAGATTACCCGGCATCAGCTCAAGAACACAGAC AGATTTTGAACATTTTCCCTTCTCAACCCATGCATGTAGAGCCGTCGACAAAG GAAGGGATAAGCTTAACCTCTTCTGCAAGTAGTGGTTCTAAAAATATTTCAGAGCGAGCCACAGAGTTTTGCAACATTAAAGGTGATCATCCAGTGCAGGGAAAGGATGACAAAGTACAAGTGACCAAG AAGGCATGGAACAGAAAGGCAATGGGAGGGCCCAAGACATCAGACCCTAAG ACACTGAGAAGGCTTGCTCAGAATAGGGAGGCAGCTAGGAAAAGCAGACTTAGGAAGAAG GCTTATATTCAACAATTAGAGACAAGTAGAATTAAGCTCACTCAGATTGAGCACGAGCTTCATAGGGCAAAAGCACAG GGTGTATTACTTGGAGGTGGAGGTCTTCTTAGGAACCAAGGCCATCCCACAGGTGTTAGTGGACTAATCTCAG atgaaaCCATGTTTGATATGGAATACACGAGGTGGCTTGAAGAGCACCACCGGCTAATGTGTGAGCTCCGAGCAGCGGTGCAAGAGCAGTTGCAGGAGAACGAGCTCCAGATGTATGTGGAGAGTTGCATCTCGCATTACGATCAAATGGTGCATCTCAAGAGCACGGTGATCAAGTCGGACGTCTTCCATCTCATCTCCGGCACGTGGATGACTCCTGCCGAGCGCTGTTTCATGTGGATGGGAGGCTTCCGCCCCTCCGAACTCATCAAG ATTCTGTCGAGCCACATCGACCCATTGACGGAGCAGCAGATACTGGCAGTGTGTGGCATGCAACAGTCGATGCAGGAGGCAGAGGAAGCATTGAGTCAAGGCCTTGAAGCCCTTAATCAGTCTCTCTCGGAAACCATCAACTCTGACGCATTCAACTGCCCTTCCGACGTGGCCAACTACATGGGTCACATGGCCATCGCCATGAACAAGCTCACCACTTTAGAGGGCTTCGTTCGACAA GCAGACAACTTGAGACAGCAGGCACTTCACCGGCTTCACCGGATCTTGACGACGAGGCAGATGGCACGATGCCTGTTAGCCATGGCTGAATACTTTCATCGCCTTCGCGCACTCAGCTCACTTTGGCTGGCTCGACCGAGGAACGATATTTaa
- the LOC122032943 gene encoding bZIP transcription factor TGA10-like isoform X2 yields the protein MMASDGVSGHAQHQQRQISLDMLHPSPSSSASMRSSFNMKSSKLEIGSYDIGELDQALLTYLDGQQDYPASAQEHRRALVCRDFEHFPFSTHACRAVDKGTGTTNSRGEGISLTSSASSGSKNISERATEFCNIKGDHPVQGKDDKVQVTKAWNRKAMGGPKTSDPKTLRRLAQNREAARKSRLRKKAYIQQLETSRIKLTQIEHELHRAKAQGVLLGGGGLLRNQGHPTGVSGLISDETMFDMEYTRWLEEHHRLMCELRAAVQEQLQENELQMYVESCISHYDQMVHLKSTVIKSDVFHLISGTWMTPAERCFMWMGGFRPSELIKILSSHIDPLTEQQILAVCGMQQSMQEAEEALSQGLEALNQSLSETINSDAFNCPSDVANYMGHMAIAMNKLTTLEGFVRQADNLRQQALHRLHRILTTRQMARCLLAMAEYFHRLRALSSLWLARPRNDI from the exons ATGATGGCAAGCGACGGTGTCTCCGGCCATGCCCAGCATCAGCAGCGTCAAATCTCCTTAGACATGCTTCATCCTTCGCCGTCTTCCTCAGCTTCGATGCGCTCGAGCTTCAACAT GAAATCAAGCAAATTAGAGATCGGATCTTATGACATAGGCGAGTTAGATCAAGCTTTGTTAACGTATTTGGATGGACAACAAGATTACCCGGCATCAGCTCAAGAACACAGAC GGGCTCTTGTTTGCAGAGATTTTGAACATTTTCCCTTCTCAACCCATGCATGTAGAGCCGTCGACAAAGGTACGGGGACTACCAACTCAAGAGGA GAAGGGATAAGCTTAACCTCTTCTGCAAGTAGTGGTTCTAAAAATATTTCAGAGCGAGCCACAGAGTTTTGCAACATTAAAGGTGATCATCCAGTGCAGGGAAAGGATGACAAAGTACAAGTGACCAAG GCATGGAACAGAAAGGCAATGGGAGGGCCCAAGACATCAGACCCTAAG ACACTGAGAAGGCTTGCTCAGAATAGGGAGGCAGCTAGGAAAAGCAGACTTAGGAAGAAG GCTTATATTCAACAATTAGAGACAAGTAGAATTAAGCTCACTCAGATTGAGCACGAGCTTCATAGGGCAAAAGCACAG GGTGTATTACTTGGAGGTGGAGGTCTTCTTAGGAACCAAGGCCATCCCACAGGTGTTAGTGGACTAATCTCAG atgaaaCCATGTTTGATATGGAATACACGAGGTGGCTTGAAGAGCACCACCGGCTAATGTGTGAGCTCCGAGCAGCGGTGCAAGAGCAGTTGCAGGAGAACGAGCTCCAGATGTATGTGGAGAGTTGCATCTCGCATTACGATCAAATGGTGCATCTCAAGAGCACGGTGATCAAGTCGGACGTCTTCCATCTCATCTCCGGCACGTGGATGACTCCTGCCGAGCGCTGTTTCATGTGGATGGGAGGCTTCCGCCCCTCCGAACTCATCAAG ATTCTGTCGAGCCACATCGACCCATTGACGGAGCAGCAGATACTGGCAGTGTGTGGCATGCAACAGTCGATGCAGGAGGCAGAGGAAGCATTGAGTCAAGGCCTTGAAGCCCTTAATCAGTCTCTCTCGGAAACCATCAACTCTGACGCATTCAACTGCCCTTCCGACGTGGCCAACTACATGGGTCACATGGCCATCGCCATGAACAAGCTCACCACTTTAGAGGGCTTCGTTCGACAA GCAGACAACTTGAGACAGCAGGCACTTCACCGGCTTCACCGGATCTTGACGACGAGGCAGATGGCACGATGCCTGTTAGCCATGGCTGAATACTTTCATCGCCTTCGCGCACTCAGCTCACTTTGGCTGGCTCGACCGAGGAACGATATTTaa
- the LOC122032943 gene encoding bZIP transcription factor TGA10-like isoform X1, producing the protein MMASDGVSGHAQHQQRQISLDMLHPSPSSSASMRSSFNMKSSKLEIGSYDIGELDQALLTYLDGQQDYPASAQEHRRALVCRDFEHFPFSTHACRAVDKGTGTTNSRGEGISLTSSASSGSKNISERATEFCNIKGDHPVQGKDDKVQVTKKAWNRKAMGGPKTSDPKTLRRLAQNREAARKSRLRKKAYIQQLETSRIKLTQIEHELHRAKAQGVLLGGGGLLRNQGHPTGVSGLISDETMFDMEYTRWLEEHHRLMCELRAAVQEQLQENELQMYVESCISHYDQMVHLKSTVIKSDVFHLISGTWMTPAERCFMWMGGFRPSELIKILSSHIDPLTEQQILAVCGMQQSMQEAEEALSQGLEALNQSLSETINSDAFNCPSDVANYMGHMAIAMNKLTTLEGFVRQADNLRQQALHRLHRILTTRQMARCLLAMAEYFHRLRALSSLWLARPRNDI; encoded by the exons ATGATGGCAAGCGACGGTGTCTCCGGCCATGCCCAGCATCAGCAGCGTCAAATCTCCTTAGACATGCTTCATCCTTCGCCGTCTTCCTCAGCTTCGATGCGCTCGAGCTTCAACAT GAAATCAAGCAAATTAGAGATCGGATCTTATGACATAGGCGAGTTAGATCAAGCTTTGTTAACGTATTTGGATGGACAACAAGATTACCCGGCATCAGCTCAAGAACACAGAC GGGCTCTTGTTTGCAGAGATTTTGAACATTTTCCCTTCTCAACCCATGCATGTAGAGCCGTCGACAAAGGTACGGGGACTACCAACTCAAGAGGA GAAGGGATAAGCTTAACCTCTTCTGCAAGTAGTGGTTCTAAAAATATTTCAGAGCGAGCCACAGAGTTTTGCAACATTAAAGGTGATCATCCAGTGCAGGGAAAGGATGACAAAGTACAAGTGACCAAG AAGGCATGGAACAGAAAGGCAATGGGAGGGCCCAAGACATCAGACCCTAAG ACACTGAGAAGGCTTGCTCAGAATAGGGAGGCAGCTAGGAAAAGCAGACTTAGGAAGAAG GCTTATATTCAACAATTAGAGACAAGTAGAATTAAGCTCACTCAGATTGAGCACGAGCTTCATAGGGCAAAAGCACAG GGTGTATTACTTGGAGGTGGAGGTCTTCTTAGGAACCAAGGCCATCCCACAGGTGTTAGTGGACTAATCTCAG atgaaaCCATGTTTGATATGGAATACACGAGGTGGCTTGAAGAGCACCACCGGCTAATGTGTGAGCTCCGAGCAGCGGTGCAAGAGCAGTTGCAGGAGAACGAGCTCCAGATGTATGTGGAGAGTTGCATCTCGCATTACGATCAAATGGTGCATCTCAAGAGCACGGTGATCAAGTCGGACGTCTTCCATCTCATCTCCGGCACGTGGATGACTCCTGCCGAGCGCTGTTTCATGTGGATGGGAGGCTTCCGCCCCTCCGAACTCATCAAG ATTCTGTCGAGCCACATCGACCCATTGACGGAGCAGCAGATACTGGCAGTGTGTGGCATGCAACAGTCGATGCAGGAGGCAGAGGAAGCATTGAGTCAAGGCCTTGAAGCCCTTAATCAGTCTCTCTCGGAAACCATCAACTCTGACGCATTCAACTGCCCTTCCGACGTGGCCAACTACATGGGTCACATGGCCATCGCCATGAACAAGCTCACCACTTTAGAGGGCTTCGTTCGACAA GCAGACAACTTGAGACAGCAGGCACTTCACCGGCTTCACCGGATCTTGACGACGAGGCAGATGGCACGATGCCTGTTAGCCATGGCTGAATACTTTCATCGCCTTCGCGCACTCAGCTCACTTTGGCTGGCTCGACCGAGGAACGATATTTaa
- the LOC122031869 gene encoding ETHYLENE INSENSITIVE 3-like 3 protein yields the protein MDHPAILTQDLGGDASDFEVDDVRCDNLNENDVSDEEIEPEELARRMWKDKIKLKRIKEREKLSAQQAASGKSRPKHISSQALRKKMARAHDGILKYMLKLMEVCNVHGFVYGIIPEKGKPVSGASDNIRAWWKEKVKFDKNGPAAIANYEAENFAAQNAQKFGGKNHQSLMDLQDATLGSLLSSLMQHCDPPQRKYPLEKGVPPPWWPSGNEDWWVGLGLTKGQTLPYKKPHDLKKVWKVGVLTGVIKHMSPNIGKIRTHVRKSKCLQDKMSAKESSIWLGVLDKEEMLVNQLSSDNGMSDVTQNSGHEEQREVTNSCSDEYNVDGLENAPGPTSSKDDGTNGHVHAQACGNNVTHVSRGVSPTETSYRLQQGKEQVTERPKRKRHSKVIAAAAEKQMPTTLNEQRCERGNDVPITNNTNMTPMVHHAQNTHQDSCVDKIAMCQEGVSQSQNLIMDPGICNFACNPPLNVGAENMYIGAQPLLFPGVGNHVSQNATAIDIGSSYGFYNQSGAFHNLPGKQQKRMFVNSHGVQSDRNIDPVENYSYEHVMTPNLSSHMITGDRPLFLDEQLYIRPDTLASPLDFNGLNSPSPIDFGDILQDADLRKDDELLSYLGT from the coding sequence ATGGATCATCCAGCAATACTAACACAGGACTTGGGTGGCGATGCTTCGGATTTTGAGGTGGATGATGTCCGGTGTGACAATCTCAATGAGAATGATGTCAGCGATGAAGAGATTGAACCAGAGGAGTTGGCAAGAAGGATGTggaaagataaaattaaattaaagaggaTCAAGGAACGGGAAAAACTTTCTGCTCAGCAGGCAGCTTCTGGGAAGTCTAGACCAAAGCATATATCTAGCCAGGCTCTTAGAAAGAAAATGGCGAGGGCACACGATGGTATTCTCAAGTACATGTTGAAGTTGATGGAAGTGTGTAATGTCCATGGATTTGTCTACGGAATAATTCCCGAGAAGGGAAAACCTGTAAGTGGCGCTTCAGACAATATAAGAGCATGGTGGAAGGAAAAGGTGAAGTTCGATAAGAATGGACCTGCTGCCATAGCCAATTATGAGGCAGAAAACTTTGCAGCCCAGAATGCACAGAAATTTGGGGGTAAAAATCATCAAAGTTTGATGGATCTGCAAGACGCTACACTAGGATCCCTTCTGTCATCATTGATGCAACATTGTGACCCGCCACAACGCAAATACCCCTTGGAGAAGGGTGTTCCACCACCTTGGTGGCCCTCTGGCAATGAAGATTGGTGGGTAGGTTTGGGCTTAACTAAGGGTCAAACCCTCCCATACAAAAAGCCACATGATCTGAAGAAAGTGTGGAAGGTAGGGGTACTAACAGGCGTGATAAAACACATGTCTCCTAATATTGGAAAGATTAGAACTCACGTGCGTAAGTCAAAATGCTTGCAAGATAAAATGAGTGCCAAAGAGAGCTCTATTTGGTTAGGAGTTCTTGATAAAGAAGAAATGTTAGTCAACCAGCTCAGCAGTGACAACGGTATGTCTGATGTAACTCAGAATAGTGGTCATGAGGAACAGAGGGAGGTGACAAACAGTTGTAGTGATGAATACAATGTTGATGGCCTGGAAAATGCTCCTGGGCCTACTTCATCCAAAGATGATGGAACAAACGGGCATGTCCACGCACAAGCTTGTGGAAACAATGTAACACATGTTTCGAGGGGAGTTAGTCCAACTGAAACTTCTTACCGACTTCAACAAGGCAAGGAACAAGTGACTGAACGGCCAAAGAGAAAAAGACATAGCAAAGTCATCGCCGCCGCCGCTGAAAAGCAAATGCCTACAACTTTGAATGAGCAAAGATGTGAAAGAGGAAATGATGTTCCAATTACGAATAACACAAACATGACACCAATGGTTCATCATGCACAAAATACACATCAGGATTCTTGTGTCGACAAAATTGCAATGTGTCAAGAGGGAGTTTCTCAAAGCCAAAACCTTATTATGGACCCTGGGATTTGCAATTTTGCGTGCAACCCTCCACTTAACGTTGGTGCTGAAAACATGTACATTGGCGCACAGCCACTTCTGTTCCCAGGTGTTGGGAATCATGTGTCGCAAAATGCTACTGCAATTGATATTGGGTCCAGCTATGGATTTTATAACCAATCAGGTGCATTTCATAATTTGCCAGGGAAGCAGCAGAAACGCATGTTTGTTAATAGTCATGGAGTGCAGTCTGATAGAAACATTGATCCCGTTGAGaattattcttatgagcatgtgaTGACACCAAATCTTAGTTCACATATGATCACCGGAGACAGACCCCTATTCCTAGATGAGCAATTGTACATAAGACCAGATACTCTTGCTTCACCGTTAGATTTTAACGGGCTCAACAGTCCGAGCCCCATTGATTTTGGTGACATATTGCAGGATGCAGATTTGCGGAAAGACGATGAACTATTATCATATTTGGGGACATAA
- the LOC122032735 gene encoding squamosa promoter-binding-like protein 14, which yields MDSGSLKPSGASSSTGDALSGLTFGKKIYFEDGGGGGGSGSSSKPPLAPAKAAAPPPATRKGKAVAQPQPPRCQVEGCNADLTGAKTYYCRHKVCGMHSKAPKVVVAGLEQRFCQQCSRFHQLSEFDQGKRSCRRRLAGHNERRRKQAPGPFASRYGRLESSVHEPGRFRSFMVDFSYPNFSNTARSGLMAANEWRRGADAPPLTPALHDTHPCFQGSHSPAGSFGASTGIPPGECLTGVSDSSCALSLLSTNTWNRNSNNHPPVLPATSNFDGSPMSHSAVVRDRGTSSWGFRGHGDWTTSHDIQHEMGLEGATGASNAHFSGQLEFALHENDQCLDHSGPSMNWSL from the exons ATGGATTCAGGCTCTCTCAAGCCCTCCGGGGCCTCAAGCAGCACTGGGGACGCTCTCAGTGGCCTCACGTTTGGGAAAAAGATTTACTTTGAGgatggtggaggaggaggaggaagcggGAGCTCCTCGAAACCACCGCTGGCTCCGGCGAAGGCAGCAGCGCCGCCGCCTGCGACTAGGAAAGGTAAGGCGGTTGCGCAGCCTCAGCCACCGAGGTGCCAGGTGGAGGGGTGCAATGCCGATCTGACCGGGGCAAAGACTTACTACTGTAGGCATAAAGTATGTGGGATGCATTCCAAGGCTCCCAAGGTAGTTGTTGCAGGCTTGGAGCAGAGGTTCTGTCAACAGTGTAGCAG GTTTCATCAATTATCTGAATTTGACCAAGGAAAGCGCAGTTGCCGTAGACGTCTTGCAGGACATAATGAGCGTCGGAGGAAGCAAGCTCCTGGACCTTTTGCATCGCGTTACGGCCGTCTTGAATCATCCGTTCACG AACCAGGCAGATTCAGAAGCTTTATGGTGGATTTCAGCTACCCAAATTTCTCAAACACTGCAAGGTCTGGCCTAATGGCCGCAAACGAATGGCGCAGAGGAGCAGATGCTCCACCCCTCACACCGGCGTTGCACGACACACATCCATGCTTCCAGGGATCTCATTCTCCTGCAGGGTCATTCGGCGCTTCCACGGGAATTCCACCCGGTGAATGCCTCACAGGAGTCTCAGACTCGAGCTGTGCTCTCTCTCTTCTGTCAACTAACACATGGAATAGAAACTCCAACAATCATCCTCCGGTGCTTCCAGCAACCAGCAACTTCGATGGCTCCCCAATGTCCCATTCAGCCGTCGTCCGCGATCGCGGGACTAGTTCATGGGGGTTCAGAGGTCACGGAGACTGGACCACTTCACACGACATCCAGCATGAAATGGGATTAGAAGGAGCAACTGGCGCAAGTAATGCTCATTTCTCAGGCCAGTTAGAGTTTGCTTTACATGAAAACGATCAGTGCCTTGATCATTCAGGCCCGAGCATGAATTGGTCTCTGTAA